A genome region from Microtus ochrogaster isolate Prairie Vole_2 chromosome 1, MicOch1.0, whole genome shotgun sequence includes the following:
- the Erg28 gene encoding probable ergosterol biosynthetic protein 28 — MLLVLVLQYWVVRQHTLSVRGIMSRFLNVLRSWLVMVSIIAMGNTLQSFRDHTFLYEKLYTGKPNLVNGLQARTFGIWTLLSSVIRCLCAIDIHNKTLYHITLWTFFLALGHFLSELFVFGTAAPTVGVLAPLMVASLSILGMLVGLRYLEAEPGSIQKKRN; from the exons GCAGCACACCCTCTCTGTGAGGGGAATCATGAGCCGCTTCCTGAACGTGTTACGAAGCTGGCTGGTTATGGTGTCCATCATAGCCATGGGGAACACGCTCCAGAGCTTCCGAGACCACACCTTTCTCTATGAGAAGCTCTACACTGGCAAGCCAAACCTTG TGAATGGCCTCCAAGCCCGGACCTTTGGGATCTGGACACTGCTCTCATCGGTGATTCGCTGCCTCTGTGCCATTGACATCCACAACAAAAC ACTCTACCACATCACATTGTGGACCTTCTTCCTCGCCTTGGGACACTTCCTCTCGGAGTTGTTCGTATTTGGAACAGCAGCTCCCACAGTCGGTGTGCTGGCACCCCTGATGGTGGCAA GTCTCTCCATCCTGGGTATGCTGGTTGGGCTCCGGTATCTAGAGGCAGAACCAGGATCCATacagaagaagagaaactga